The Astyanax mexicanus isolate ESR-SI-001 chromosome 7, AstMex3_surface, whole genome shotgun sequence genome has a window encoding:
- the LOC103039852 gene encoding phenazine biosynthesis-like domain-containing protein 1: protein MEIPIFTVDAFTNLPFKGNPAAVCLLENKLQDELYQKIAAEMNLSETAFVTKLKPTDSFSSGARFGLRWFTPTNEIALCGHATLASAAALFYRKENPNPVVEFETLSGELQVRQHGESLVMNFPLNKPEVQDFNKFSNVIKATVGDLPVQEVCYCKTTKKLVVRLADTCDRSALTSLSPVAETLLKSESSGKVKSIIITSKGAPTVQPGYDFFSRNFAPWNGIPEDPVTGSAHTVLAAYWSEKLGKKKMLAYQCSKRGGELELEVRDDGRVDIAGRAVVLLQGTLKL from the exons ATGGAGATTCCAATATTTACAGTTGATGCATTTACTAATTTACCCTTTAAAGGAAATCCTGCAGCAGTCTGTCTGTTAGAGAAT AAACTGCAGGATGAGCTCTATCAGAAAATTGCAGCGGAGATGAACTTATCAGAGACTGCATTTGTCACAAAGTTGAAACCAACAGACAGCTTTTCTTCAg GGGCAAGATTTGGCCTGCGCTGGTTCACCCCTACAAATGAAATTGCTCTGTGCGGTCATGCAACACTGGCTTCAGCAGCAGCGCTCTTTTACAGAAAAG AAAACCCTAACCCTGTGGTGGAGTTTGAGACTTTGAGTGGAGAGCTGCAGGTCCGGCAGCATGGCGAATCTCTAGTGATGAACTTCCCTCTTAACAAACCGGAAGTTCAG GATTTCAACAAATTCAGTAATGTGATAAAG GCTACTGTGGGAGATCTACCTGTTCAGGAGGTTTGCTACTGTAAAACCACAAAGAAGCTTGTAGTGCGTCTGGCTGATACATGTGACAG GTCAGCTCTTACATCTCTGAGTCCGGTGGCTGAGACTCTGCTGAAAAGTGAAAGCAGTGGAAAGGTTAAAAGCATCATCATTACAAGTAAAGGGGCTCCAACTGTACAGCCTGGATACGACTTCTTCTCCCGCAACTTCGCCCCATGGAATGGCATCCCAGAAGATCCTGTGACGG GATCTGCTCATACTGTCCTTGCTGCGTACTGGTCCGAGAAACTGGGCAAGAAGAAAATGTTAG cttATCAGTGCTCTAAACGTGggggtgagctggagctggaAGTAAGAGATGACGGCAGAGTGGACATCGCTGGTCGAGCAGTGGTCCTTCTTCAGGGAACCCTAAAACTCTAG